The Lineus longissimus chromosome 10, tnLinLong1.2, whole genome shotgun sequence genome segment GGTAGAAATCGTTACCACGGCATTTGAAGAGTTTCCACGTCGACATATCATCGCTGTACAAGACCAACTTCATTTTCCAGCCACACTGTAGATGTTTATGATTAATCTTCATCTTGCTCGCACTGAACTTTTCAATGATCTCCTTGGAGCGTAACCGATGGGTTTTCTTGTAATAGCGGTAGCAGGCAACACACATCAAATGTCCATCTACCTTGCCCCAGCTCTTTCTGCTGCCAGATTTCAAACCGCAGTGTGTGCAAGCTAGCATCTCCTCATCAGTGTAGAGCATCAGGCTGCAAGCTTGACAGTACTGCTCATCCTGGCCTTGGTTCACTTCATTCAGCAGTGCACCGCATTCTGTCCGGCAGGCAGATGTCACCCCGGAGCAGGAGACATATCTCGTCACTTGAATGGACCCCGGCTCCACCTCCTCTGTCAGTGTGTACGTCTCATCCGTCCGGTGCGTTATTCCCCAAGTATCATGTTTCTTGATCGAGACCGAAACTGCATTTGGAACAATACAGTCAACACACTTCTTGTTGTAATTGAGGCAATTCTTAGTGTCGAACTTAAAATTGTCAAAGAACCATCGTGTTTCCAAGCCAACAGCTAGTGTACCTGATTCAACCCATTCATTCCTTCCCTCTGCATCCTGAACCGATGCATTTTTTCTTGCCCATGCCATGCCTTCCGGACCATTCGCAAAAGCCTCTATCCTTGCCATTGCCTCCTCATCTTCTAGACCCTTAGCAGTACATGAGAACCCCTTAAACACAACTTTGCCATTTTTGAAACAAGCACGCAAGCGAATACTTGCTGGCTCAGCATAACGTAGCGTGTAGGGCTTTACTAACAAGTCCTTGAAACACGTCACACCCTCAAAGTCTAATGCTGTTTCAACGCCATGTTCTTTCTGCAACCAATCGTAAACTTCCAACCCACTGACGAAATCGTTCACTCTCCTCATTGCCTCCGCGTCTTCAAATCCAAGCTCTGTGCAGTCAAAGTCCTTTGTGACTGGACCTCCTTTACGAGGTTTCATCATTAACATCAGTTGATCTGGCTCACAGTATTTCAGTAGAGGATTTGCCGACAGAAATGAGCGCAGATTCTTTGGGACGGTCATGGTGCGGAAAAGTGCGTGCAAGCCCTGAACCCATGCCAGGCACTCTTCGCTGTTTAAGAACGCCTGGACTGTTTCCACGCTATCCTCTCCTTCACATGGGAACTGCCGTGTAAACTTGGCCTCTTTGTCAACATTCAGTTGGATATGGAGCTGCAGATTgttatttttatcatcaaatttACAGGAAGGCTCTTTCCCCAGGAATTCTAACACCACATATGGGGCGTCCATCGGATAGTTGGTAACTGGTTTCGGATACTTTTTCTTTGGTTTCTTCACTTTTTCTATCTTCTTTGGGGTCACATCATCAGGGCTCACATCGCTTATCGTTCTTTTCACCTCCTCTGGTGCAGGCTCGTGTGAGAGATTCACCTCTGTCGTCTGTGTCGgttgtttcttctctttctttgcAAACGACGCCATCTCCCTAATCCTGATTTGTTTCCCTTTTAAAGGCACCAAGTCCCTGATCTTGGTTGGTTTGATAACCAATTCCACACCATGTTCCTCACGCAACCATGTTAGTATTTCATTTCCCTTTACAAAGTTAATGACTTCCTTCATCCCATTCGGATCATTAAAGCCAAGTTCAGTACAACCAAAGCTTTTCTGTATtgtcttcatcttctttatTGAGATTGATATGACCAACTGATCTGGTGCGACAAACATCAGGATGGGATTCGATCTCAAGTGGCTTCTTAGCTGTTTAGGAACCATGATGACGCGATAGTTATCTGAAATTTCCCTCACCCATGTGAGACCAGCTTCACCATCAAAGAACTGCTCAGCCTCCGAAATGACCTGCTGCAAATCATCACTGCTTTCACAAGGGAACTCTTTCGTGATTGTGGCTCCTGGATACGCTTTCAACTCTGCTTGTACGACAAGCAATTTACTGGCAGATTCATAAAAGAGCTGCGGCTCTTTGGCTAGGAACATCATTACATTTGTAGATGCCTGTAGACTGATCTGTCTTTTCACATATGCACGCTTGCTGGCATTCTCAGCACTTGGAAGAGTAGCAGGACTTGCTACCGTCTCCATCAGGACGTTCATTCCACTGCCTGCATCCTCTGTATTCTTTGTCGCACCATTATCAACATCGGATGGAGCTGGCTCACCAGTTGGCTCACCAGCTGGTCCCGCTGAAGCAAACACGGCAGTAGCAGTCAAGGAATCCTTCCCCCATTTAACTTTCAGCTCTCGGCCATCGGGCAGGGTGACCTTGGCATGCGGATTGTCTTTCAGTAGGTTCATCAGCCGTGGCGACATACTGAGTATCTTCCCTGATGTGCTGGTGGAAAGCTGAGAAGCGAACTGCACAGAAGTTGGCAAACTTTCAGTACTCGTAGTCGCAGCTGGTAGACCTTTATTTTCCTGAGGGATGGTTACTTCGTCAGTTGATGTTGTAGCTAAATCTTGTGCTGTAATGGTTGCTGGTGCAGCGctctttgacattttgattatGTTGGGGCCTGTTCCAACCGTAGACACATGACCTGCATTATTCTCCATGGATGGCCGTGAGGTGTTGCTACTGGCAAGAGGCACATGTTGTTGGCCACTCAGTACCTCACTGTCCTCAGGAATATCAATATTTGGGATTTCTGTGGGCTGAATTGGCTCGGTCATTTGTTCTTCATCAATGATTTCTTCGCGTTGTTCTGCAGCAAGCACAGCGGGAACATTATCAGATCCGACATCTTGTTGGGGCAAGCCGACAGGAGCAACTGGAATAGCTGGGATCGGCAGCAAGACTGCCTGTCCGTTCTCATCAAGTTTATAAATACTGAAAGATCCACCAGATGGAACCTCAAAACTACTGAAATCTGTGCTGGCTTGCATCACAGACATGGTACCTGGGCGATGAGATTGTTCTGAATTCTGTTCCACTTCACCTGTTGATTCAGGACAGCTTGAGACAGGGTCTGCAGGCCTCGAAGCTGAGGATGCCCTCCTGGACCGTGAAAGAATGTTTGGCTTTCTGCCGGATGATGTGGAAGGTGCAGGTGATACTGTAGCAGGAGACGCACTTGTTGTTGTGTTCGTCTGTGCAACGACTCCTGTACTTGTCATGGTCACGATATTACTGGGGGTGACATCAGCCGAGACAATGGGCAATGCAGCAATCCCTGAATTTGATATGCTCTCGAGGTCCACGCCTGGGAGAGGGATGATTTTATTCCCACTTGGTGTCTTGACCAACAATGCCGGCACCATCGTCCTAGAAGATGAGGATGTCGTGGGTGTATTTGCATCTTTCTGAGTAGCAGAAATGATTGCAGAAGCAGATGTCACAGTAGTTGTTGGGGTAGACGGAGCTTTGGGCTTTGCTCTACCTCTGCTGCTTGTAACAGCAGAATCACTAATGTTGGGCGATAGTTCTGCTTGTGGCTCTTTTGTATGAGAAACTGAGTGCTCAGTTCTGCTGCGTTGCTTCTCAGTTGGCACAAGTGTCCGACCACTTCGAGTCTGGAGGCCAGGAGACACAGGGAGACTTGCAGTCTTGACTTTCTCAGCTTTATGCTGAACAACAGCGCCCGGTTTTGCCAGCGAAATTCCCTCCTTTGCAGCACTTCTACGGGTTCTGACCCCAGGTGCAACGACAGCAGACGTATTCACTGGTGTGTCCTTGTTTGCACTGCTTCGAGTTGTAACACTTGGGGTCATGGGTGTATCTGGTGGCTGCTCTGTCATCTCAGCCTCCTGTACTTCCATTGGAGCTGGTGTCTGTTCCTCGCTATCTGACCCAATAACAATTGGTTCCTTCTCTCGTGCCGTTTCAGCAGAAGACAAGCCATCACCCGCAGGACCTGGAGAAGCATACGTCACAAACGTCTGAACTGGAGCTGTCTTCTGTACAACAACACTAGGATCTTCTGTTGATGTCAAGGTTGTCAGAACCAACGTCTGACCCTGACCTCTTCCCGGGTCATACATTGCCATCATTTGTGGTTGGGCAATCTGCGTAAGAGTCATTGGCATGACACCCGAGGGCAGAGAAACTCCAACAGTACGAGAAAATGAGGTCAGAGTGACTGGCAAAACTCCTGCAGGATGAGAAGTTGGTGTTACTGCAATGCCTGTCATGCCTGCCAGCTGAGTGTTCTGCTGTACCACAACAGGTGCAGTCCCAGCAGATTGAGTTGCTTGCATCACTGGATTAGCCGCAGCCGGTCCTGTAATTGGTGTACCCGCCACTGGTGCAGCCACAGCAGATGGAGGGACTTGTATTGGCATCACTGAATTAACCGCAGCCAGTCTCGTAATTGGTGTCAGTGCCACTGTACTGGCCACAGCTGGTCGTGTAACAGATGTCTGCGCCACTGGTGCTGCCACAGCAGGTTGAGTGACTTGTATCGGCGTCACTCTATCAGCTGCAGCCGGTTGTGTCACTGTTGTCAGCACTACCGGTGCAGCTACAGCAGATTGGCTGACTTGTGTCGG includes the following:
- the LOC135494445 gene encoding uncharacterized protein LOC135494445, with product MDDYSSSSSDDDSHTYDKAYRPPRASSASRGAAITIEEICKRKPYLVKRSDFLGVTLPSIVKLQYSICVAPESSSFADATKSSIMPPEKECEKMLEKLRASPSCSVFLPYGLFNLEGVGKFVYCHMMKKTKMMVQAEASWFDDLALLGRYESAENIPEMRMVAFRDFLSDHPFNKVMPLVGSVQATVEDLASMCCNRSYVDTVVMKFIDVLNRQHEDYFVGYLNAMLTDPGRHGKEARAKCFTKFIFILHVQQTASNDNVKPTVNIAGYDSDGGNHYTFCVMTLGESSADALYVDTLGLEAPFGMAQSLKQFLLGFLHGTAMYNVALNISYAHYPDNKKTHTCSYNCSVYPKQSCTVLGGPAVILGVALAIFFPTEFQTLTNTKRSDNECASLRCRITHLMPDLSSHARYLRFCVINWLSSGQVKIGNIIGEEKLKRFSKIKKPVDATDPVETFIVMTEAHVASPAVVTAPIGSSALRLRAATKKLRKWKPYQKNAAKGKEPSPDDNKKDDVAETVVADSNIETPPEKSPSTPSESEYGLSSFKQRLKDHIKQKQRMKERREQKKKPAVTTATEKNKSTDAGEEAQVSGGVTPVVPWQQIVEPVRSVTSPPVTPPAVAAPVMQPVSATTVTTPTQVSQSAVAAPVVLTTVTQPAAADRVTPIQVTQPAVAAPVAQTSVTRPAVASTVALTPITRLAAVNSVMPIQVPPSAVAAPVAGTPITGPAAANPVMQATQSAGTAPVVVQQNTQLAGMTGIAVTPTSHPAGVLPVTLTSFSRTVGVSLPSGVMPMTLTQIAQPQMMAMYDPGRGQGQTLVLTTLTSTEDPSVVVQKTAPVQTFVTYASPGPAGDGLSSAETAREKEPIVIGSDSEEQTPAPMEVQEAEMTEQPPDTPMTPSVTTRSSANKDTPVNTSAVVAPGVRTRRSAAKEGISLAKPGAVVQHKAEKVKTASLPVSPGLQTRSGRTLVPTEKQRSRTEHSVSHTKEPQAELSPNISDSAVTSSRGRAKPKAPSTPTTTVTSASAIISATQKDANTPTTSSSSRTMVPALLVKTPSGNKIIPLPGVDLESISNSGIAALPIVSADVTPSNIVTMTSTGVVAQTNTTTSASPATVSPAPSTSSGRKPNILSRSRRASSASRPADPVSSCPESTGEVEQNSEQSHRPGTMSVMQASTDFSSFEVPSGGSFSIYKLDENGQAVLLPIPAIPVAPVGLPQQDVGSDNVPAVLAAEQREEIIDEEQMTEPIQPTEIPNIDIPEDSEVLSGQQHVPLASSNTSRPSMENNAGHVSTVGTGPNIIKMSKSAAPATITAQDLATTSTDEVTIPQENKGLPAATTSTESLPTSVQFASQLSTSTSGKILSMSPRLMNLLKDNPHAKVTLPDGRELKVKWGKDSLTATAVFASAGPAGEPTGEPAPSDVDNGATKNTEDAGSGMNVLMETVASPATLPSAENASKRAYVKRQISLQASTNVMMFLAKEPQLFYESASKLLVVQAELKAYPGATITKEFPCESSDDLQQVISEAEQFFDGEAGLTWVREISDNYRVIMVPKQLRSHLRSNPILMFVAPDQLVISISIKKMKTIQKSFGCTELGFNDPNGMKEVINFVKGNEILTWLREEHGVELVIKPTKIRDLVPLKGKQIRIREMASFAKKEKKQPTQTTEVNLSHEPAPEEVKRTISDVSPDDVTPKKIEKVKKPKKKYPKPVTNYPMDAPYVVLEFLGKEPSCKFDDKNNNLQLHIQLNVDKEAKFTRQFPCEGEDSVETVQAFLNSEECLAWVQGLHALFRTMTVPKNLRSFLSANPLLKYCEPDQLMLMMKPRKGGPVTKDFDCTELGFEDAEAMRRVNDFVSGLEVYDWLQKEHGVETALDFEGVTCFKDLLVKPYTLRYAEPASIRLRACFKNGKVVFKGFSCTAKGLEDEEAMARIEAFANGPEGMAWARKNASVQDAEGRNEWVESGTLAVGLETRWFFDNFKFDTKNCLNYNKKCVDCIVPNAVSVSIKKHDTWGITHRTDETYTLTEEVEPGSIQVTRYVSCSGVTSACRTECGALLNEVNQGQDEQYCQACSLMLYTDEEMLACTHCGLKSGSRKSWGKVDGHLMCVACYRYYKKTHRLRSKEIIEKFSASKMKINHKHLQCGWKMKLVLYSDDMSTWKLFKCRGNDFYHQEEAYQPTKRPSQSQRDMWDQQILTAGHSSKTTMITKKIMSMGDGTVSLKRIRGRLKRIKEAKGVKLKLSSGRKAIRKVPKRQTTNLTPKEEIIEVEESEQEDDAAHQEDTEAAENVEYDGVETIPETIHPELETISAEALAQFAQTVDEQKIVILQDHMLCSMCIAQKMNPPFTCSSSDELFKHTSKAHFIKLFSCTTCWSQGALVSFDSEHDLTSHVTARHALSGHDLKRQLAAASSSGAKSHTMSEEVLSAIDSIINADEFVTVQEQQQELKRKARTEFDDAKRVCTDGDILRCAECQEECNARAMCCDNCHSWYHWQCISFTQDQTNGKWFCLKCLPV